Proteins co-encoded in one Acidobacteriota bacterium genomic window:
- a CDS encoding transporter — MRRTLLLLTVLGLAPFNATAEGNAVEKFGKAWQARATRTQAEQPKWAVPMYSPFPMVAQVFRLDYTRQRVAGGYDNWNIGGNKGFNFIPFARTQIDVFFPGYILHGASPSEDGFADTNIIGKYRFAAANEKQGNYAVSGAISIHIPTGSYKNGAPSTILTPTVMGGKGFGKLALFSSVGVALPASGTATSGRTIHWNTVAQYKTGKYLTPELELNSNTWVGGTRDGKTQMFLSPGLLSKIPLRPKDPASRLSLIFGVAFQTSVTSYHTHNRGLAVTTRFGF, encoded by the coding sequence TTGCGCAGGACTCTATTACTGTTGACCGTTCTCGGTCTCGCTCCGTTCAACGCCACCGCAGAGGGCAACGCCGTCGAGAAGTTTGGCAAGGCATGGCAGGCTCGCGCCACCAGGACCCAGGCCGAACAGCCGAAGTGGGCGGTTCCCATGTACTCGCCGTTCCCCATGGTGGCGCAGGTCTTCCGGCTGGACTACACGAGGCAGCGTGTTGCCGGCGGGTACGACAACTGGAACATCGGTGGAAACAAGGGCTTCAACTTCATTCCCTTTGCGCGGACGCAGATCGATGTCTTCTTTCCTGGCTACATTCTGCACGGCGCCAGCCCCTCCGAAGACGGATTCGCCGACACGAACATTATCGGCAAGTATCGTTTTGCCGCTGCCAATGAGAAGCAGGGCAATTACGCCGTCAGCGGAGCCATAAGTATTCATATTCCGACCGGAAGCTATAAAAACGGCGCCCCAAGCACCATCCTGACGCCGACGGTCATGGGCGGCAAGGGCTTCGGAAAGCTCGCGTTGTTCAGCAGCGTGGGCGTCGCTTTGCCGGCTTCAGGCACGGCTACTTCAGGCCGGACCATTCATTGGAATACGGTGGCCCAATATAAGACAGGCAAGTACCTCACGCCCGAGCTCGAGCTGAACTCGAACACATGGGTCGGAGGCACACGCGACGGAAAGACGCAGATGTTTCTTTCGCCAGGCCTGCTCAGCAAGATTCCGTTGCGGCCAAAGGACCCCGCCAGCCGCCTCAGTTTGATCTTCGGCGTCGCCTTTCAGACGTCAGTCACCAGCTACCACACCCACAACCGCGGCCTGGCGGTGACGACGCGCTTCGGCTTTTGA
- a CDS encoding SDR family oxidoreductase: MSTAKKVALISGANKGIGFETARQLGKQGVTVILGARDLAKGEAAAATLKKEGIDGRAVKLDVVDAADVKTVAAQIAKEFGKLDILVNNAGVMFEPIGGNNSSTISEETLRKTFDTNFFSVIAVTNALLPLLKKSDAGRIVNVSSILGSLTLHATEGSPIYEAKALAYDASKAAQNAYTIHLAHELKGTKIKVNSAHPGWVKTDMGTDAAPMNVVDGAKTEVELATLGPDGPTGGFFHLGEAISW, translated from the coding sequence ATGAGCACAGCAAAGAAGGTTGCACTGATCTCGGGAGCAAACAAGGGGATCGGCTTTGAAACCGCGCGCCAGCTTGGCAAGCAGGGAGTTACGGTCATCCTCGGAGCGCGCGATCTTGCCAAAGGCGAAGCTGCGGCGGCCACGCTGAAGAAAGAGGGAATCGACGGAAGGGCGGTGAAGCTCGATGTCGTCGACGCGGCGGATGTGAAGACAGTCGCGGCTCAAATCGCCAAGGAGTTTGGCAAGCTCGACATTCTCGTCAACAACGCAGGCGTGATGTTCGAGCCGATCGGCGGAAACAACTCGAGCACGATCTCCGAGGAGACGCTTCGCAAGACCTTCGACACAAACTTCTTCTCGGTGATCGCGGTCACGAATGCGCTTCTACCGCTTCTGAAGAAGAGCGACGCGGGCCGCATCGTCAATGTCTCGAGCATCCTCGGCTCGCTCACGCTCCATGCAACGGAGGGATCGCCGATCTACGAGGCGAAGGCCCTGGCCTACGATGCTTCCAAGGCCGCGCAGAATGCTTACACGATCCATCTTGCGCACGAGCTGAAGGGCACGAAGATCAAGGTCAACTCGGCGCATCCCGGCTGGGTGAAGACCGACATGGGGACCGACGCCGCTCCGATGAACGTCGTCGACGGCGCGAAGACCGAGGTCGAGCTCGCGACGCTCGGGCCCGATGGGCCGACGGGCGGCTTCTTCCACCTGGGCGAAGCGATCAGTTGGTAA
- a CDS encoding M28 family peptidase: MRFSATAPIALFSLVLLAAPQPALSQTIDRAASLIREQDLRADIYFLASDALAGRNTTSPEDRIATEFIASEFMRLGLKPMGDNGTFFQSMDIVTGEWDRDHTGLSATINGTEHTFKLGPGVQTVRQSIHPGKACGPVVFAGYGIDAPEYGYNDFSNVDVKGKVALVFVREPQANDPHSKFMGTLDTYHAFQWHKLEELRKRGAAGILMIQDRVPRVVKPIPPTSPRPAATTSYALAGEMWDIPALLIKREVADELLAPSGKTTDALQEEIDRSLAPASFEIPQASACVTKAFTGMETRRGRNVVAMLEGSDPKLNAETIIVTAHHDHMGESGGHIYYGADDNASGVAGILGVARALVNGNIRPKRSVLFVAYDAEERIFLGSYYYVTHPVVPLSQTVATINLDMIGRDEDDANWPTPADHNRNTVNVLGTRYNPALRRIIDRNNKAEALKLDYKMDAVDPDSLWSRSDHFWFATLHIPQVEFQTGLHPDYHTDNDTWDRINYPKTTRIVQLVFRSVAELANSGEAVPFVAAGAPVTPAQP, encoded by the coding sequence ATGCGCTTTTCAGCAACCGCACCTATAGCACTGTTCTCACTTGTTCTGCTCGCGGCACCGCAACCTGCCCTCAGCCAGACGATCGACCGCGCCGCCAGTCTCATCCGCGAGCAGGACCTTCGCGCCGACATCTACTTCCTCGCCTCCGATGCGCTGGCCGGACGCAATACAACCAGCCCTGAAGACCGCATCGCCACCGAGTTCATCGCGTCGGAGTTCATGCGCCTGGGCCTGAAGCCCATGGGCGACAACGGCACGTTCTTCCAGAGCATGGACATCGTCACCGGCGAGTGGGACCGCGACCACACAGGGCTAAGCGCAACCATTAACGGCACGGAGCATACCTTCAAACTGGGCCCCGGCGTTCAGACGGTCCGGCAGAGCATCCATCCCGGCAAAGCCTGCGGCCCGGTTGTATTTGCAGGTTACGGCATCGACGCGCCGGAGTACGGCTACAACGACTTCAGCAACGTCGACGTGAAGGGCAAGGTTGCGCTGGTCTTCGTTCGCGAACCGCAGGCCAACGACCCGCACTCAAAGTTTATGGGCACGCTCGACACCTACCACGCCTTCCAGTGGCACAAGCTGGAGGAGCTGCGCAAACGCGGCGCAGCGGGAATCCTGATGATCCAGGACCGCGTGCCTCGCGTCGTGAAGCCGATCCCGCCGACGTCTCCGCGCCCGGCAGCGACCACCTCCTACGCACTTGCGGGCGAGATGTGGGACATCCCCGCGCTGCTCATCAAGCGCGAGGTCGCAGACGAGCTGCTTGCTCCCTCAGGCAAAACGACAGACGCGCTGCAGGAAGAAATCGACCGGTCGCTCGCGCCCGCATCGTTCGAGATACCGCAGGCATCGGCTTGTGTAACAAAGGCTTTCACCGGCATGGAGACGCGCAGGGGCCGCAACGTCGTCGCGATGCTCGAAGGCTCCGATCCGAAGCTGAACGCGGAGACAATCATCGTGACCGCGCACCACGACCATATGGGCGAATCCGGCGGGCATATCTACTATGGCGCGGACGACAACGCCTCGGGCGTGGCGGGCATCCTCGGCGTGGCGCGCGCGCTGGTGAATGGGAACATTCGCCCGAAGCGCAGCGTGCTGTTCGTCGCCTACGATGCGGAGGAACGCATCTTCCTGGGATCGTACTACTACGTGACGCATCCGGTGGTTCCGCTGAGCCAGACGGTCGCGACGATCAACCTGGACATGATCGGCCGCGATGAGGACGACGCCAACTGGCCTACTCCTGCCGATCACAATCGCAACACGGTCAACGTGCTGGGCACGCGCTACAATCCTGCGCTGCGCCGCATCATCGATCGCAACAACAAGGCCGAGGCGCTGAAGCTCGACTACAAGATGGACGCCGTCGATCCCGATTCGCTGTGGTCGCGCAGCGATCACTTCTGGTTCGCCACGCTGCACATTCCGCAAGTGGAGTTCCAGACCGGGCTGCACCCGGACTATCACACCGACAACGACACGTGGGACAGGATCAACTACCCCAAGACGACGCGCATCGTTCAGCTCGTCTTCCGGTCGGTGGCGGAGCTCGCGAACTCCGGGGAGGCAGTTCCCTTTGTCGCCGCCGGGGCACCTGTAACACCGGCACAGCCCTGA
- the cyaY gene encoding iron donor protein CyaY — protein MLDEVTFRRESDRALESLKQSLIRAEEQSVAEEIPFETEEKNGVLNVVFEHDGSKFVFTPNTPVRQIWISALTTSFKLDWSNDVFRLAKTGEDLRTLTERLLREHLGDDSITLS, from the coding sequence ATGCTTGATGAAGTCACCTTTCGCCGTGAGTCCGACCGCGCCCTTGAATCTCTGAAACAGTCGCTGATCCGTGCGGAGGAACAGAGTGTGGCTGAGGAGATCCCCTTCGAAACCGAAGAGAAGAACGGCGTGCTGAACGTAGTGTTCGAGCACGACGGAAGCAAGTTTGTCTTTACCCCCAATACCCCAGTGCGGCAAATATGGATCTCGGCCCTAACCACCAGCTTCAAACTCGACTGGTCCAATGACGTCTTTCGTCTCGCGAAGACCGGCGAAGATTTGCGGACGTTGACGGAGCGGCTGCTCCGCGAGCACCTCGGCGACGACAGCATCACGTTGTCTTAG
- a CDS encoding cobalamin B12-binding domain-containing protein — translation MTKPPIRVLVAKPGLDGHDRGAKVIARALRDAGMEVIYTGLRQTPEMIVSAAVQEDVDCIGLSILSGAHNVIVPRIAALLREQHAEDILLVLGGTVPEGDFPRLKESGVAAIFGPGTPLETTIQFIRENVKPRRLLTN, via the coding sequence ATGACGAAGCCTCCTATTCGCGTTCTTGTCGCCAAGCCCGGCCTCGACGGCCACGACCGCGGAGCGAAGGTGATCGCGCGCGCGCTGCGCGACGCAGGCATGGAGGTGATCTACACCGGCCTGCGGCAGACGCCGGAGATGATCGTCTCGGCGGCCGTGCAGGAGGACGTCGACTGCATCGGGCTGTCGATCCTCTCCGGCGCGCACAACGTGATCGTGCCGCGCATCGCCGCGCTGCTGCGCGAGCAGCACGCCGAGGACATTCTGCTTGTGCTGGGCGGCACGGTTCCCGAAGGGGACTTCCCTCGCCTGAAGGAGAGCGGCGTCGCGGCCATCTTTGGCCCCGGCACGCCGCTTGAGACGACGATCCAGTTCATCCGCGAAAACGTGAAGCCGCGCAGACTGCTTACCAACTGA
- a CDS encoding hydroxymethylglutaryl-CoA lyase: MLVVVKIIECPRDAWQGLPVHISAEVKADYLRVLIAAGFKHIDAVSFVSAGAVPQMADSEKVLEYLDPPDDVEIIGIVVNAKGAERAIKTGSVQTLGFPYSISPGFLQRNQNQTPEESLEALERVGEMAYKAGLDLVAYISMAFGNPYGDAWSIDEIVDACDLLIDSGVKQISLADTVGMATPKLVADVVSDVMAVHDGIEIGVHLHSRYEGASELVRAAYNAGCRRFDAAIGGLGGCPFAQDVLVGNLPTELVLEELRALGAELPPMRPLDGLQSATSEIARRFGAKMQ; this comes from the coding sequence ATTTTGGTTGTGGTGAAGATTATTGAATGTCCGCGTGACGCCTGGCAGGGACTGCCGGTGCATATCTCTGCCGAAGTCAAGGCGGACTACCTGCGCGTGTTGATTGCGGCGGGGTTCAAGCATATCGATGCGGTTAGCTTTGTTTCGGCGGGTGCGGTGCCGCAGATGGCTGACTCGGAGAAGGTGCTGGAGTATCTTGATCCGCCGGATGATGTGGAGATCATCGGCATTGTGGTGAACGCCAAGGGGGCGGAGCGCGCGATCAAGACGGGGTCGGTGCAGACGCTGGGGTTTCCTTACTCGATCTCGCCGGGGTTTTTGCAGCGGAATCAGAACCAGACGCCGGAGGAGTCGCTGGAGGCGCTGGAGCGCGTGGGCGAGATGGCGTACAAGGCGGGGCTTGATTTGGTGGCGTACATCTCGATGGCGTTCGGGAATCCTTACGGCGATGCCTGGTCGATCGACGAGATCGTCGACGCCTGCGATCTGCTGATCGACTCTGGCGTGAAGCAGATATCGCTCGCCGACACGGTAGGCATGGCGACGCCGAAGCTCGTCGCCGATGTTGTGAGCGATGTGATGGCAGTGCACGACGGCATTGAGATCGGCGTCCATCTGCATTCGCGTTATGAAGGTGCAAGTGAGCTGGTACGGGCGGCTTACAATGCAGGCTGCCGGCGGTTCGACGCGGCGATCGGTGGGCTTGGCGGGTGCCCTTTCGCACAGGATGTTCTGGTGGGCAACCTTCCCACAGAGTTGGTGTTGGAGGAGTTACGCGCCCTTGGCGCCGAGCTTCCACCTATGCGTCCGCTGGACGGTCTGCAATCGGCGACCTCCGAGATCGCGCGCAGGTTCGGAGCGAAGATGCAGTAA
- a CDS encoding glycosyltransferase family 2 protein, producing the protein MQPKLSVAIITLNEEENLARTLASVQFADEVVVVDSGSTDRTLEIAREYGARVIFEPWKGFAQQKNYAIEKCSGTWVLSLDADEELTPELQREIAALLKGSPSADAYLLRRRNIFLGRWIRHGGYYPDPKLRLFRRHSANFAPPARFTERPVHETMAFEGRLETLEHDLVHHAYPTIESYIEHMDRYSTLGAQIVLDKGKTGRSLFAFFNNIFLIPSFTFVWNFFFRGGFLDGREGLLLHLYHSTYTSWKYSKAWQIARKR; encoded by the coding sequence ATGCAGCCAAAGCTATCGGTCGCGATCATCACCCTGAATGAAGAAGAGAACCTTGCGCGGACGCTTGCCAGCGTCCAGTTCGCCGACGAAGTCGTTGTGGTCGACTCCGGCTCAACCGACCGCACGCTTGAGATCGCTCGCGAATATGGCGCGCGCGTTATCTTCGAACCCTGGAAGGGCTTCGCGCAACAGAAGAACTACGCCATCGAAAAGTGCTCGGGAACGTGGGTCTTGTCGCTCGACGCCGATGAGGAACTGACCCCGGAGCTACAGCGTGAGATCGCCGCCCTGCTGAAGGGCAGCCCTTCCGCCGACGCCTACCTTCTACGCCGCCGCAATATCTTTCTGGGCCGCTGGATTCGCCATGGCGGCTACTACCCCGATCCAAAGCTGCGACTCTTCCGCCGCCACTCGGCGAACTTCGCGCCTCCCGCGCGGTTTACCGAGCGCCCGGTGCACGAGACGATGGCGTTTGAGGGCAGGCTGGAGACGCTGGAGCATGACTTGGTCCACCACGCCTATCCGACGATCGAGAGCTACATCGAGCATATGGACCGCTACAGCACGCTCGGCGCGCAGATTGTTCTCGACAAGGGCAAGACGGGCAGGTCGCTGTTTGCCTTCTTCAACAACATCTTCCTCATTCCTTCGTTCACCTTTGTGTGGAACTTCTTCTTTCGCGGCGGATTCCTCGACGGGCGCGAGGGGCTGCTGCTGCACCTGTATCACTCGACGTATACGAGTTGGAAATACTCGAAGGCATGGCAGATCGCGCGCAAGAGGTAG
- a CDS encoding enoyl-CoA hydratase/isomerase family protein, protein MSYKTILVSEVDGVKTIMLNRPERRNAMTPEMQDELIAALEKAAVGHCRVVVLTGAGEAFCAGLDMVHLRAIADKSLSEHVADAERVARLFRTLYELPKPTIAVVHGAAIAGGTGLATICDFTLAAPGVKFGFTEVKIGFVPALVSAFLALQVGDKRSRDLLLTGRLFTSEEAERLGLVNHVYHAEELADRASALAACLKTNSPQSMAATKRLMATQNRAWLDAAIAHALTANAEARAMHDFREGVTAFLEKRKPVWSE, encoded by the coding sequence ATGAGCTACAAGACGATCCTGGTAAGCGAAGTCGACGGCGTGAAGACGATCATGCTGAACCGGCCTGAGCGGCGCAACGCCATGACCCCTGAGATGCAGGACGAGCTGATCGCCGCGCTCGAGAAGGCGGCGGTGGGGCACTGCCGCGTGGTCGTGCTGACGGGGGCGGGCGAGGCCTTTTGCGCGGGGCTCGACATGGTGCACCTGCGCGCCATCGCCGACAAGTCTCTCTCCGAGCATGTGGCCGACGCCGAGCGCGTCGCGCGGCTCTTTCGCACATTGTACGAGCTGCCCAAGCCCACGATCGCAGTGGTCCACGGCGCGGCCATCGCCGGAGGCACCGGCCTTGCGACGATCTGCGACTTCACGCTCGCCGCTCCCGGCGTGAAGTTCGGCTTCACCGAGGTGAAGATCGGCTTCGTGCCGGCGCTGGTCTCGGCGTTCCTTGCGCTACAGGTCGGTGACAAGCGCTCGCGCGACCTGCTGCTGACGGGACGCCTGTTCACCTCCGAGGAGGCTGAGCGGCTGGGCCTGGTCAATCATGTCTACCACGCCGAGGAGCTTGCCGACCGCGCCAGCGCTCTGGCCGCCTGCCTGAAGACCAACAGTCCGCAGTCAATGGCAGCGACCAAGCGGCTGATGGCGACGCAGAACCGCGCCTGGCTCGATGCGGCCATCGCGCACGCACTGACGGCGAACGCCGAGGCCCGCGCCATGCACGATTTCCGCGAGGGCGTGACGGCATTTCTCGAAAAGCGCAAACCAGTGTGGAGCGAGTAA
- a CDS encoding acyl-CoA carboxylase subunit beta — MAGEAKLEGSLESKLDTKSARFISNRAALMTLLGGMREQESAIRQGGGKKAAEAQRAKGRLTVRERLALLLDPVDESVSNPPFAKSAKDGAPGLLLPNFLELGLWAAHGMYEEFGGAPGAGVVTGLGRVSGKLCMIVANDATVKAGAFFPMTAKKVLRSQTIALENRIPTLYLVDSAGVFLPLQEDVFPDQDDFGRVFRNNAVMSSQGIPQITAIMGMCVAGGAYLPVMTDTVLMTEGSGLFLAGPSLVQAAIGQKTGAEELGGAAMHAEISGTVDFKEANDHLCIARLRSLVEKIGERPGAPFSVVPYDAAKDAPRYAAEDLYGLIDPDPAKAATNVYDMRDVIARIVDRSEFDEYKAEFGRTLLCGYARIGGRAVGIVANQKVHQQQTVAMGPQAGSKRTEFGGVIYTESAQKAARFIMDCNQNLIPLVFLHDVNGFMVGKDAEWSGIIRAGAKMVSAVSTSVVPKITVIVGGSFGAGHYAMCGKAYDPRFIFAWPTARYAVMSGASAANTLVEVRVKQMERGGKHLSEEEKKAIYEEIKATYDAQADPRYGAARMWVDAIIDPAKTREVLMTALEACALNPEVARFNPGVLQT; from the coding sequence ATGGCAGGGGAGGCGAAGTTGGAGGGCAGTCTCGAGTCGAAGCTGGATACAAAGTCGGCGCGGTTTATTTCAAATCGTGCGGCGTTGATGACGCTGTTGGGTGGTATGCGCGAGCAGGAGTCGGCGATCCGTCAGGGTGGCGGCAAAAAGGCGGCCGAGGCGCAACGGGCCAAGGGACGCCTCACCGTGCGCGAGCGGTTGGCGCTGCTGCTCGATCCTGTGGACGAAAGTGTGTCGAATCCACCGTTCGCAAAGAGCGCGAAGGATGGGGCACCCGGGCTGTTGTTGCCGAACTTTCTGGAGCTTGGTCTTTGGGCTGCGCATGGGATGTATGAGGAGTTTGGTGGTGCACCAGGGGCGGGAGTTGTTACCGGACTGGGACGAGTGAGCGGGAAGTTGTGCATGATCGTGGCCAACGACGCCACGGTTAAGGCAGGCGCGTTCTTCCCGATGACGGCGAAGAAGGTGCTGCGTTCGCAGACGATTGCTCTGGAAAACCGCATCCCGACGCTTTACCTCGTCGATTCGGCGGGGGTGTTTCTGCCGCTGCAGGAGGATGTGTTTCCGGACCAGGACGACTTCGGGAGGGTGTTTCGCAACAACGCTGTAATGAGCTCGCAGGGAATTCCGCAGATTACGGCGATCATGGGCATGTGCGTTGCGGGCGGGGCGTATCTGCCGGTGATGACGGACACGGTGCTGATGACGGAGGGTTCTGGGCTGTTTCTTGCAGGGCCTTCACTGGTGCAGGCGGCGATCGGGCAGAAGACTGGCGCCGAAGAGTTGGGCGGAGCGGCGATGCACGCCGAGATCTCCGGCACGGTCGACTTCAAGGAGGCGAACGACCACCTGTGCATCGCGCGGCTGCGGTCGCTGGTGGAGAAGATCGGCGAGCGGCCGGGTGCTCCGTTCAGCGTGGTGCCGTATGACGCAGCGAAGGATGCTCCGCGGTATGCGGCGGAAGATCTGTACGGGCTGATCGATCCCGATCCGGCGAAGGCGGCGACGAATGTGTATGACATGCGCGATGTGATTGCGCGGATTGTGGATCGTTCGGAGTTCGATGAGTACAAGGCGGAGTTTGGGCGGACATTGCTCTGCGGCTATGCGCGGATCGGCGGGCGTGCGGTGGGGATCGTCGCCAACCAGAAGGTGCATCAGCAGCAGACGGTGGCGATGGGGCCGCAGGCGGGGTCGAAGCGGACGGAGTTTGGCGGCGTGATCTACACGGAGAGCGCGCAGAAGGCTGCCCGCTTCATCATGGACTGCAACCAGAACCTCATCCCGCTGGTCTTTCTGCACGACGTCAACGGCTTTATGGTGGGCAAGGATGCGGAGTGGAGCGGGATTATTCGCGCGGGGGCGAAGATGGTGTCGGCCGTGAGTACGAGCGTGGTGCCGAAGATCACGGTGATTGTCGGCGGCAGCTTTGGCGCGGGGCACTATGCGATGTGCGGGAAGGCGTACGATCCGCGGTTTATCTTTGCGTGGCCGACGGCTCGGTATGCGGTGATGAGTGGGGCTTCGGCGGCGAATACTTTGGTCGAAGTACGTGTGAAGCAGATGGAGCGTGGTGGCAAGCATCTGTCGGAGGAGGAGAAGAAGGCGATCTACGAGGAGATTAAAGCCACGTATGATGCGCAGGCCGATCCGAGATATGGCGCGGCGCGGATGTGGGTGGATGCGATCATTGATCCGGCGAAGACTCGTGAGGTACTGATGACGGCTCTGGAGGCTTGTGCGCTGAATCCGGAGGTGGCGAGGTTTAATCCGGGGGTGTTGCAGACGTGA
- a CDS encoding acyl-CoA thioesterase encodes MSESTVSKPMIAEARVRVRYAETDQMGVVYHANYLIWFEVGRVEFIRSLGLDYKTMEREDGVGIAVVDVSARFKSPARYDDELVIQTRLLAARGAVVKFGYKIVRAADEALLCEGETSHVVVGRDMKRSRLPEKYAKRFAQVLIS; translated from the coding sequence ATGAGTGAATCGACTGTGAGCAAGCCCATGATCGCCGAGGCGCGCGTCCGCGTCCGCTATGCGGAGACCGATCAGATGGGCGTGGTCTACCACGCCAACTACCTCATCTGGTTCGAAGTAGGCCGCGTGGAGTTTATCCGCAGCCTGGGCCTGGACTATAAGACGATGGAGCGCGAGGACGGCGTCGGCATCGCTGTCGTCGACGTGTCGGCACGGTTCAAGTCTCCCGCCCGCTACGACGATGAGCTGGTCATCCAGACGCGCCTGCTCGCAGCCCGCGGCGCAGTCGTCAAGTTTGGCTACAAGATCGTCCGTGCAGCGGACGAGGCGTTGTTGTGCGAGGGCGAGACGTCGCATGTTGTTGTCGGCAGGGACATGAAAAGATCGCGGTTGCCGGAGAAATATGCGAAGCGTTTTGCCCAGGTGCTCATCTCATAA